The window CTCCTTCCGGTGCGGCGCGCGGACAAGCGCACCTGGCGGGTGGACGCGAAGGGCGTGGCCGTCACGCTGCGCTACCGCGTCTATGCCAACGAGCTGACGGTGCGCACCAACCACCTGGACGGCTCACACGCCTACTTCAACGGCGCCGCCACGTTCCTCTACACGGAGGACACGCGCGGGCTGGAGCACCACGTCACGGTGGACGCGCCCTCCGGCTGGCGGACCTTCTGCGCGCTGGGCCAACGCGCGAACACCTTCGTCGCCCAGGACTACGACGAGTTGGTGGACAGCCCCTTCGAGGTCGGTCCCCACACGCCGCTCACCTTCAGTGTGGAGGGCGTGCCACACGAAGTCGTGGTGTGGGGCGACACGGTGCAGGACCCGGAGCGGCTGTGCGCGGACCTGAAGCGCATCTGCGAATGCCAGGCCCGCGTGTTCGGCGGCCTGCCCATGCCGCGCTACCTCATCCTGCTGTACCTGACGGACCGGGGCCGAGGCGGCCTGGAGCACAAGGCCAGCACCGCGCTGTTGTTCCCCCGCGTCGGACTTTCCACCAACCGCGGCTGGGAGGACCTGCTCACCCTGGTGGCGCACGAGTACTTCCACCTGTGGTTCATCAAGCGGGTGAAGCCGCGCGCGCTGGTGCCCTTCGACTACGCGAAGGAGAACTACACCTCGCTGCTGTGGGCCTTCGAGGGCTCCACGGCGTACTACGACAACCTCTTCGTGCGGCGCGCCGGGCTGATGTCCGCGCAGCGCTACCTCACGCGCCTGGGCGAAACACTCACCGCGCTGCATGCCACGCCGGGGCGGCGCGTGCAGACGCTGGCGGAGGCGTCGCTGGTGAGCTGGGTGAAGCACTACCGCCCGGACGAGAACTCGCCCAACAGCGCCATCTCCTACTACCTCAAGGGCGAGGTCGTCTCCGCGCTGCTCGACCTGGAGATCCGCCGCGCCACCGGTGACGCCCGTGGCCTGGATGACGTCGTGCGCGTCTTGTGGCAGCGCTACAGCGACGGCTCCGGCGTTCCCGAGGACGGCGTCGAAGCCGTGGCCAGCGAGGTGGCCGGCGTGGACCTGACGCCCTTCTTCGACCGGGCGCTACGCACCACGCAGCCGCTGGACTACTCCGTCTTCTCCCACGTGGGCCTGGAGCTGAACTTCCGTCCGCGCGAGGCCGCCAGCGACAAGGGAGGCACGCCGCCGCGAAACCGGGCGGGGGAAGGGAAGCCCAAGGGCTGGCTGGGCGTCACCACGCGGGGCAGTGGCACCGTGGCGGTGGTGATGGATGGCTCGCCCGCACAGGACGCGGGGCTCTACGTGGAGGACGACCTGGTCGCGCTGAATGGCTGGAAGGTGGACGGCGCCACCCTGCTGTCCCGCTGCGAGGAGCGGAGGCCCGGCGAGACGGTGCGGCTCACGGTGTTCCGCCGCGACCGGCTGCTCGAAATCCCGGTGGTGCTGGGGACGAAGCCCGCGGAGGCGGCGTGGCTGTCCCGCGTGGAGCGCCCCACCGACGCCCAGAAGGCCGCCTATCAGGCGTGGCTCGGAAGCCCCTGGGAAGAGTCCCCTGGGCAGTCGTAGGCTTGGGGGCCATGAGCCCCTCATCGCCCAACATCATTCCACCGGATGCGCCCCTGCCCCGCTGCCAGCGGCATCGGACCACCGTGGCCGGGTGGCGTTGCGAGAGGTGCAACGAAACGCTCTGCCCCGACTGCGTGGTGGGCCGGCGGGCCCAGACGGTGGAGCTGGTGGCGTGCGAGCGCTGCGGCGACGTGGCGCAGACCCTGCTCACCTCCCGCAGCCGGGTGTCCGTGGCGCAGCGGCTCAAGGGCGCGTGGCGCTACGTCTTCACCCC is drawn from Myxococcus xanthus and contains these coding sequences:
- a CDS encoding M61 family metallopeptidase encodes the protein MHRAVRYRVSMPRPHTHLLEVEASFPGGASVLDAVMPVWTPGSYMVREFARQVQDMTAHAPDGTLLPVRRADKRTWRVDAKGVAVTLRYRVYANELTVRTNHLDGSHAYFNGAATFLYTEDTRGLEHHVTVDAPSGWRTFCALGQRANTFVAQDYDELVDSPFEVGPHTPLTFSVEGVPHEVVVWGDTVQDPERLCADLKRICECQARVFGGLPMPRYLILLYLTDRGRGGLEHKASTALLFPRVGLSTNRGWEDLLTLVAHEYFHLWFIKRVKPRALVPFDYAKENYTSLLWAFEGSTAYYDNLFVRRAGLMSAQRYLTRLGETLTALHATPGRRVQTLAEASLVSWVKHYRPDENSPNSAISYYLKGEVVSALLDLEIRRATGDARGLDDVVRVLWQRYSDGSGVPEDGVEAVASEVAGVDLTPFFDRALRTTQPLDYSVFSHVGLELNFRPREAASDKGGTPPRNRAGEGKPKGWLGVTTRGSGTVAVVMDGSPAQDAGLYVEDDLVALNGWKVDGATLLSRCEERRPGETVRLTVFRRDRLLEIPVVLGTKPAEAAWLSRVERPTDAQKAAYQAWLGSPWEESPGQS